The Halichondria panicea chromosome 14, odHalPani1.1, whole genome shotgun sequence genome contains a region encoding:
- the LOC135347765 gene encoding uncharacterized protein LOC135347765: MLFWITFLLVIPYSLQHSLHVSPQRTNQSVPGNCSHSECMLSELLENAHHYFVSNTKISFHSGIHQINKPIGDILIQNIENISFHGAATHVEPGTTIQCNDIFSLTFVNVTNLSILNIALVGCSSEFSYESIQAIYALASLCDTGPYLSLSPCKTRAKLVIDHGTITVASGENVSIHKLQIVNSKDVALLLLNVHNSITMNQLTLEDNSINCVIATVEPFTDYPQIATYRITNSSFKRGNTTKAIASGLNILNREMYEHLIFCNISNVIVENNLGALGSIVLQIQTHLRFYSSICHSRIVIKFHNVTVSHSASGICSNGLTITNIIPQQILITADIEPVTCAFLVFEDVRFANTKLFISLIKSTAMETMVKFSNILIYGQKCFSWTSFMLFHNARVFLSSVIVHSINGIGFFQCNVTIDGINKFNKLVGHGFILQESYMTFKGETIISNNQKTMLVMYTQSSKIVFEGTTIFSNNTPYKFSCLTGNFHSVIIIEGRVIFSGNKAYNGGAIALLSGSTLILQSEQTSLPVLQMTNNYASNYGGAIYVEDYSITKKVAGEYKQIIPCAIFVKLNRGVSYIFNNNTARLAGHKLFGGWFDYCFNIYNEEYYEEFTPITGISVTNQTEVSSSALRICICRNNQINCKIDHWVEVFPGEQLSMNVVAVGQLYGIVPATVRAQPQNSLKINELELLQNVQQTCTKLVYTIQLSKLGDEDIIIQDNSMILLVHGRHFTPYNGIEHSADTLAQDLFITISIKPCTKGYNFNALSGVCECDKTITNSGLRCDLQSGTIERRRAIWIHPTTLHLRNEQLGQSNSGVIVHKFCPLDYCIDTDSYIDKPAG; this comes from the coding sequence ATGCTGTTCTGGATAACTTTTCTCCTTGTCATCCCCTATTCATTGCAACACTCTCTACACGTCTCTCCACAACGAACAAATCAGTCAGTTCCTGGAAATTGCAGTCACTCTGAATGCATGCTGTCCGAACTACTAGAGAATGCTCACCATTATTTTGTGTCAAATACGAAAATATCATTTCATTCTGGAATACACCAAATCAACAAGCCAATAGGAGACATACTCATTCAAAACATTGAAAACATTTCTTTTCACGGTGCAGCCACGCACGTGGAACCAGGAACAACGATACAGTGCAATGACATCTTCAGTTTGACATTTGTCAATGTTACTAACCTTTCAATATTGAACATTGCACTTGTGGGCTGTAGCAGTGAATTTTCTTACGAGAGCATACAAGCAATTTATGCACTAGCTTCACTTTGTGATACCGGGCCTTACTTGTCCCTGTCACCTTGTAAAACTAGAGCAAAGCTAGTCATTGACCATGGAACAATAACAGTTGCAAGTGGAGAGAATGTTTCGATACACAAATTGCAAATAGTTAATTCAAAAGATGTTGCCTTACTACTACTTAATGTACACAATAGCATTACTATGAACCAATTGACGCTGGAGGATAATTCTATTAACtgtgtgatagcaacagtagAACCATTTACAGATTACCCGCAAATTGCTACATACAGAATCACAAATTCATCATTTAAAAGAGGAAATACAACCAAGGCGATTGCATCTGGATTGAACATATTAAACAGGGAGATGTATGAACACTTGATATTCTGCAACATTAGTAATGTTATTGTAGAGAACAATCTTGGGGCCTTGGGAAGCATAGTACTTCAAATACAAACCCATTTGCGTTTCTATTCATCCATTTGCCATTCCAGAATAGTAATCAAATTCCACAATGTTACTGTAAGCCATAGTGCTTCGGGTATCTGTAGCAATGGCTTAACAATAACAAACATAATCCCACAACAAATACTGATTACAGCAGACATCGAACCTGTAACTTGTGCATTTCTTGTTTTCGAGGATGTGAGGTTTGCTAACACAAAGCTTTTTATTTCCCTTATCAAATCTACTGCAATGGAAACGATGGTCAAGTTCTCAAACATTTTAATTTATGGACAGAAGTGCTTCAGTTGGACGAGTTTTATGCTCTTTCACAATGCAAGAGTATTTCTCTCCAGTGTAATTGTACACAGTATCAATGGAATCGGTTTCTTCCAGTGTAATGTTACAATTGACGGTATAAATAAATTTAACAAACTCGTTGGACATGGATTCATACTACAAGAGAGTTACATGACATTTAAAGGTGAGACAATCATCAGTAACAACCAGAAAACTATGTtagtcatgtacacacaatcatcAAAAATCGTGTTTGAAGGCACAACAATATTCAGCAACAATACTCCATACAAATTCAGCTGCTTAACAGGAAACTTTCACTCAGTTATTATCATTGAAGGTAGAGTGATATTTAGCGGGAATAAGGCTTACAATGGTGGAGCAATCGCACTTCTCAGTGGTTCAACATTAATTCTTCAATCCGAACAAACCTCCTTGCCAGTTTTACAAATGACAAATAACTATGCCAGTAACTATGGAGGCGCTATATATGTAGAAGATTATTCTATTACAAAGAAGGTGGCTGGAGAATACAAGCAAATCATTCCGTGTGCAATATTCGTTAAACTTAACCGTGGAGTTTCATATATTTTCAACAACAATACAGCAAGGTTAGCTGGTCACAAGCTGTTTGGAGGATGGTTTGATTACTGCTTCAACATTTACAATGAAGAATACTATGAGGAATTTACCCCAATCACAGGTATTAGTGTGACAAATCAAACAGAAGTTTCCTCAAGTGCACTACGTATCTGCATCTGTAGGAACAATCAGATCAACTGCAAGATAGACCATTGGGTGGAAGTTTTCCCCGGAGAGCAGTTGAGTATGAACGTAGTAGCAGTTGGCCAATTATACGGAATAGTGCCAGCCACAGTGAGAGCACAACCGCAAAACAGTTTAAAGATCAATGAATTAGAGCTGCTACAAAATGTGCAGCAAACTTGTACGAAACTGGTGTACACGATCCAATTATCAAAACTTGGTGATGaagatataataatacaagatAATAGTATGATCTTACTAGTTCATGGTAGGCATTTCACACCATACAATGGGATTGAACATTCAGCAGACACTCTAGCACAAGACTTGTTCATAACAATCTCAATTAAGCCGTGTACAAAAGGATACAATTTCAATGCACTTAgtggggtgtgtgagtgtgacaAAACGATAACAAACAGTGGATTGCGATGTGACCTTCAAAGTGGCACTATAGAAAGGAGGAGAGCAATTTGGATTCACCCAACAACATTGCATTTGAGGAACGAGCAGCTGGGCCAATCAAATTCAGGTGTAATTGTTCACAAATTTTGTCCATTGGACTATTGCATTGACACAGACTCATACATTGATAAACCAGCCGGATGA
- the LOC135347770 gene encoding mucin-5B-like isoform X1, whose product MKLLVSLMFLALWCYVQGQNSDSRCLPQSVSTVHIQGGVRGVSRLSLCNATSEKLNSAFSQFLTERIASNYQVPFEKCKLYDLQEVSCSNHGARNRRVSFGFSAKLACGETCGKYVDNEHYREQKQNRHDDLRAVIRTKSTATVSYSGRQVSIYYFKGKKSPPSDTCGPSTSNLAVGRQLICECPASCQPEESVCTLPAEPGPCRAILPRFYYNASRQCEMFTYGGCGGNNNNFETVDDCNKECKVTKQPQQCPEGKVYQECGTACPKTCDNKDDLTFCTKQCVPDCFCPAGTVELGNKCVSQEECPTESPEQQCPEGKVYQECGTACPKTCDNKDELTFCTRQCVQGCFCPAGTIELGNKCVSQEECPTESPEQQCPEGKVYQECGTACPTTCDNKDDLNVCTLQCVPGCFCSAGTVELGKKCVSEEECPTESPEQQCPEGKVYQECGSACPKTCDNKDELTFCTLQCVQDCFCPAGTIELGDKCVSEEECPTKPPQQQCPEGKVYQECGTACPTTCDNKDDLNICTTQCVQGCFCPAGTIELDNKCVSEEECPTESPEQQCPEGKVYQECGSACPKTCDNKDELTFCTLQCVQGCFCPAGTIELGNKCVSEEECPTESPEQQCPEGKVYQECGSACPKTCDNKDELTVCTLQCMQGCFCSVGTVESGDVCVDPKECK is encoded by the exons ATGAAGCTGCTGGTTTCTCTTATGTTCCTTGCTCTCTGGTGCTATGTACAAGGACAAAATTCTG ACTCACGATGCCTCCCCCAGTCTGTTTCTACGGTACATATACAAGGAGGTGTGAGAGGTGTGTCGCGACTGTCCTTGTGCAATGCTACCAGTGAGAAGCTCAATAGTGCATTCTCACAGTTCCTGACTGAGCGAATTGCAAGCAATTACCAGGTCCCCTTCGAGAAGTGCAAACTGTATGACCTGCAGGAGGTCAGCTGTAGCAATCATG GAGCAAGGAACCGAAGAGTCAGTTTTGGGTTCAGTGCCAAGTTAGCGTGTGGTGAAACATGCGGTAAATACGTGGACAATGAACATTACCGGGAGCAAAAACAAAATCGCCATGACGATTTGAGGGCAGTTATCAGAACAAAGTCAACTGCTACTGTGAGCTACTCAGGAAGACAAGTGTCAATTTATTACTTCAAGGGAAAGAAAAGCCCACCTTCTGACACTTGTGGACCTTCTACATCCAATTTAGCTGTTGGGAGACAACTGATATGTG agtgtCCTGCGAGCTGTCAACCAGAggagagtgtgtgtactctacCGGCCGAGCCTGGACCGTGTAGAGCTATCCTCCCAAGGTTCTACTACAATGCCAGTCGACAGTGTGAGATGTTCACTTATGGCGGCTGTGGAGGGAACAATAACAACTTTGAGACTGTGGATGATTGCAATAAAGAATgcaaag TTACTAAACAGCCTCAGCAATGCCCCGAGGGGAAGGTGTACCAGGAGTGTGGGACAGCTTGTCCAAAAACCTGTGACAACAAAGATGACCTCACCTTTTGCACAAAGCAATGCgtgccag ATTGCTTTTGTCCTGCTGGCACTGTTGAGCTTGGTAACAAGTGTGTAAGTCAGGAAGAGTGTCCAACTGAGTCACCTGAACAGCAATGCCCCGAGGGGAAGGTGTACCAGGAGTGTGGGACAGCTTGTCCTAAGACCTGTGACAACAAAGATGAACTTACGTTTTGCACTCGGCAATGTGTGCAAG GTTGCTTCTGTCCTGCTGGCACTATTGAGCTTGGTAACAAGTGTGTGAGCCAGGAAGAGTGTCCGACTGAGTCACCTGAACAGCAATGCCCCGAGGGGAAGGTTTACCAGGAGTGTGGGACAGCTTGTCCAACGACCTGTGACAACAAAGATGACCTCAACGTTTGCACTCTGCAATGTGTGCCAG GTTGCTTCTGTTCTGCTGGCACTGTTGAGCTTGGTAAAAAGTGTGTGAGTGAGGAAGAGTGTCCGACTGAGTCACCTGAACAGCAATGCCCCGAGGGGAAGGTGTACCAGGAGTGTGGGTCAGCTTGTCCTAAGACCTGTGACAACAAAGATGAACTCACGTTTTGCACTCTGCAGTGTGTGCAAG ATTGCTTCTGTCCTGCTGGCACTATTGAGCTTGGTGATAAGTGTGTGAGTGAGGAAGAGTGTCCGACTAAGCCACCTCAACAGCAATGCCCCGAGGGGAAGGTGTACCAGGAGTGTGGGACAGCTTGCCCAACGACCTGTGACAACAAAGATGACCTCAACATTTGCACCACGCAATGTGTACAAG GTTGCTTCTGTCCTGCTGGCACTATTGAGCTTGATAACAAGTGTGTGAGTGAGGAAGAGTGTCCGACTGAGTCACCTGAACAGCAATGCCCCGAGGGGAAGGTGTACCAGGAGTGTGGGTCAGCTTGTCCTAAGACCTGTGACAACAAAGATGAACTCACGTTTTGCACTCTGCAGTGTGTGCAAG GTTGCTTCTGTCCTGCTGGCACTATTGAGCTTGGTAATAAGTGTGTCAGTGAGGAAGAGTGTCCGACTGAGTCACCTGAACAGCAATGTCCCGAGGGGAAGGTGTACCAGGAGTGTGGCTCAGCTTGTCCTAAGACCTGTGACAACAAAGATGAACTCACGGTTTGCACCCTGCAATGTATGCAAG GTTGTTTTTGTTCTGTCGGTACTGTTGAGTCtggggatgtgtgtgtggacccAAAAGAGTGCAAGTAG
- the LOC135347770 gene encoding von Willebrand factor-like isoform X2 gives MKLLVSLMFLALWCYVQGQNSDSRCLPQSVSTVHIQGGVRGVSRLSLCNATSEKLNSAFSQFLTERIASNYQVPFEKCKLYDLQEVSCSNHGARNRRVSFGFSAKLACGETCGKYVDNEHYREQKQNRHDDLRAVIRTKSTATVSYSGRQVSIYYFKGKKSPPSDTCGPSTSNLAVGRQLICECPASCQPEESVCTLPAEPGPCRAILPRFYYNASRQCEMFTYGGCGGNNNNFETVDDCNKECKVTKQPQQCPEGKVYQECGTACPKTCDNKDDLTFCTKQCVPDCFCPAGTVELGNKCVSQEECPTESPEQQCPEGKVYQECGTACPKTCDNKDELTFCTRQCVQGCFCPAGTIELGNKCVSQEECPTESPEQQCPEGKVYQECGTACPTTCDNKDDLNVCTLQCVPGCFCSAGTVELGKKCVSEEECPTESPEQQCPEGKVYQECGSACPKTCDNKDELTFCTLQCVQGCFCPAGTIELDNKCVSEEECPTESPEQQCPEGKVYQECGSACPKTCDNKDELTFCTLQCVQGCFCPAGTIELGNKCVSEEECPTESPEQQCPEGKVYQECGSACPKTCDNKDELTVCTLQCMQGCFCSVGTVESGDVCVDPKECK, from the exons ATGAAGCTGCTGGTTTCTCTTATGTTCCTTGCTCTCTGGTGCTATGTACAAGGACAAAATTCTG ACTCACGATGCCTCCCCCAGTCTGTTTCTACGGTACATATACAAGGAGGTGTGAGAGGTGTGTCGCGACTGTCCTTGTGCAATGCTACCAGTGAGAAGCTCAATAGTGCATTCTCACAGTTCCTGACTGAGCGAATTGCAAGCAATTACCAGGTCCCCTTCGAGAAGTGCAAACTGTATGACCTGCAGGAGGTCAGCTGTAGCAATCATG GAGCAAGGAACCGAAGAGTCAGTTTTGGGTTCAGTGCCAAGTTAGCGTGTGGTGAAACATGCGGTAAATACGTGGACAATGAACATTACCGGGAGCAAAAACAAAATCGCCATGACGATTTGAGGGCAGTTATCAGAACAAAGTCAACTGCTACTGTGAGCTACTCAGGAAGACAAGTGTCAATTTATTACTTCAAGGGAAAGAAAAGCCCACCTTCTGACACTTGTGGACCTTCTACATCCAATTTAGCTGTTGGGAGACAACTGATATGTG agtgtCCTGCGAGCTGTCAACCAGAggagagtgtgtgtactctacCGGCCGAGCCTGGACCGTGTAGAGCTATCCTCCCAAGGTTCTACTACAATGCCAGTCGACAGTGTGAGATGTTCACTTATGGCGGCTGTGGAGGGAACAATAACAACTTTGAGACTGTGGATGATTGCAATAAAGAATgcaaag TTACTAAACAGCCTCAGCAATGCCCCGAGGGGAAGGTGTACCAGGAGTGTGGGACAGCTTGTCCAAAAACCTGTGACAACAAAGATGACCTCACCTTTTGCACAAAGCAATGCgtgccag ATTGCTTTTGTCCTGCTGGCACTGTTGAGCTTGGTAACAAGTGTGTAAGTCAGGAAGAGTGTCCAACTGAGTCACCTGAACAGCAATGCCCCGAGGGGAAGGTGTACCAGGAGTGTGGGACAGCTTGTCCTAAGACCTGTGACAACAAAGATGAACTTACGTTTTGCACTCGGCAATGTGTGCAAG GTTGCTTCTGTCCTGCTGGCACTATTGAGCTTGGTAACAAGTGTGTGAGCCAGGAAGAGTGTCCGACTGAGTCACCTGAACAGCAATGCCCCGAGGGGAAGGTTTACCAGGAGTGTGGGACAGCTTGTCCAACGACCTGTGACAACAAAGATGACCTCAACGTTTGCACTCTGCAATGTGTGCCAG GTTGCTTCTGTTCTGCTGGCACTGTTGAGCTTGGTAAAAAGTGTGTGAGTGAGGAAGAGTGTCCGACTGAGTCACCTGAACAGCAATGCCCCGAGGGGAAGGTGTACCAGGAGTGTGGGTCAGCTTGTCCTAAGACCTGTGACAACAAAGATGAACTCACGTTTTGCACTCTGCAGTGTGTGCAAG GTTGCTTCTGTCCTGCTGGCACTATTGAGCTTGATAACAAGTGTGTGAGTGAGGAAGAGTGTCCGACTGAGTCACCTGAACAGCAATGCCCCGAGGGGAAGGTGTACCAGGAGTGTGGGTCAGCTTGTCCTAAGACCTGTGACAACAAAGATGAACTCACGTTTTGCACTCTGCAGTGTGTGCAAG GTTGCTTCTGTCCTGCTGGCACTATTGAGCTTGGTAATAAGTGTGTCAGTGAGGAAGAGTGTCCGACTGAGTCACCTGAACAGCAATGTCCCGAGGGGAAGGTGTACCAGGAGTGTGGCTCAGCTTGTCCTAAGACCTGTGACAACAAAGATGAACTCACGGTTTGCACCCTGCAATGTATGCAAG GTTGTTTTTGTTCTGTCGGTACTGTTGAGTCtggggatgtgtgtgtggacccAAAAGAGTGCAAGTAG
- the LOC135347770 gene encoding von Willebrand factor-like isoform X3: protein MKLLVSLMFLALWCYVQGQNSDSRCLPQSVSTVHIQGGVRGVSRLSLCNATSEKLNSAFSQFLTERIASNYQVPFEKCKLYDLQEVSCSNHGARNRRVSFGFSAKLACGETCGKYVDNEHYREQKQNRHDDLRAVIRTKSTATVSYSGRQVSIYYFKGKKSPPSDTCGPSTSNLAVGRQLICECPASCQPEESVCTLPAEPGPCRAILPRFYYNASRQCEMFTYGGCGGNNNNFETVDDCNKECKVTKQPQQCPEGKVYQECGTACPKTCDNKDDLTFCTKQCVPDCFCPAGTVELGNKCVSQEECPTESPEQQCPEGKVYQECGTACPKTCDNKDELTFCTRQCVQGCFCPAGTIELGNKCVSQEECPTESPEQQCPEGKVYQECGTACPTTCDNKDDLNVCTLQCVPGCFCPAGTIELDNKCVSEEECPTESPEQQCPEGKVYQECGSACPKTCDNKDELTFCTLQCVQGCFCPAGTIELGNKCVSEEECPTESPEQQCPEGKVYQECGSACPKTCDNKDELTVCTLQCMQGCFCSVGTVESGDVCVDPKECK, encoded by the exons ATGAAGCTGCTGGTTTCTCTTATGTTCCTTGCTCTCTGGTGCTATGTACAAGGACAAAATTCTG ACTCACGATGCCTCCCCCAGTCTGTTTCTACGGTACATATACAAGGAGGTGTGAGAGGTGTGTCGCGACTGTCCTTGTGCAATGCTACCAGTGAGAAGCTCAATAGTGCATTCTCACAGTTCCTGACTGAGCGAATTGCAAGCAATTACCAGGTCCCCTTCGAGAAGTGCAAACTGTATGACCTGCAGGAGGTCAGCTGTAGCAATCATG GAGCAAGGAACCGAAGAGTCAGTTTTGGGTTCAGTGCCAAGTTAGCGTGTGGTGAAACATGCGGTAAATACGTGGACAATGAACATTACCGGGAGCAAAAACAAAATCGCCATGACGATTTGAGGGCAGTTATCAGAACAAAGTCAACTGCTACTGTGAGCTACTCAGGAAGACAAGTGTCAATTTATTACTTCAAGGGAAAGAAAAGCCCACCTTCTGACACTTGTGGACCTTCTACATCCAATTTAGCTGTTGGGAGACAACTGATATGTG agtgtCCTGCGAGCTGTCAACCAGAggagagtgtgtgtactctacCGGCCGAGCCTGGACCGTGTAGAGCTATCCTCCCAAGGTTCTACTACAATGCCAGTCGACAGTGTGAGATGTTCACTTATGGCGGCTGTGGAGGGAACAATAACAACTTTGAGACTGTGGATGATTGCAATAAAGAATgcaaag TTACTAAACAGCCTCAGCAATGCCCCGAGGGGAAGGTGTACCAGGAGTGTGGGACAGCTTGTCCAAAAACCTGTGACAACAAAGATGACCTCACCTTTTGCACAAAGCAATGCgtgccag ATTGCTTTTGTCCTGCTGGCACTGTTGAGCTTGGTAACAAGTGTGTAAGTCAGGAAGAGTGTCCAACTGAGTCACCTGAACAGCAATGCCCCGAGGGGAAGGTGTACCAGGAGTGTGGGACAGCTTGTCCTAAGACCTGTGACAACAAAGATGAACTTACGTTTTGCACTCGGCAATGTGTGCAAG GTTGCTTCTGTCCTGCTGGCACTATTGAGCTTGGTAACAAGTGTGTGAGCCAGGAAGAGTGTCCGACTGAGTCACCTGAACAGCAATGCCCCGAGGGGAAGGTTTACCAGGAGTGTGGGACAGCTTGTCCAACGACCTGTGACAACAAAGATGACCTCAACGTTTGCACTCTGCAATGTGTGCCAG GTTGCTTCTGTCCTGCTGGCACTATTGAGCTTGATAACAAGTGTGTGAGTGAGGAAGAGTGTCCGACTGAGTCACCTGAACAGCAATGCCCCGAGGGGAAGGTGTACCAGGAGTGTGGGTCAGCTTGTCCTAAGACCTGTGACAACAAAGATGAACTCACGTTTTGCACTCTGCAGTGTGTGCAAG GTTGCTTCTGTCCTGCTGGCACTATTGAGCTTGGTAATAAGTGTGTCAGTGAGGAAGAGTGTCCGACTGAGTCACCTGAACAGCAATGTCCCGAGGGGAAGGTGTACCAGGAGTGTGGCTCAGCTTGTCCTAAGACCTGTGACAACAAAGATGAACTCACGGTTTGCACCCTGCAATGTATGCAAG GTTGTTTTTGTTCTGTCGGTACTGTTGAGTCtggggatgtgtgtgtggacccAAAAGAGTGCAAGTAG